One stretch of Suricata suricatta isolate VVHF042 chromosome 13, meerkat_22Aug2017_6uvM2_HiC, whole genome shotgun sequence DNA includes these proteins:
- the NR6A1 gene encoding nuclear receptor subfamily 6 group A member 1 isoform X2, with protein MERDERPPSGGGGGGGSAGFLEPPAALPPPPRNGFCQDELPELDPGTISVPDDRAEQRTCLICGDRATGLHYGIISCEGCKGFFKRSICNKRVYRCSRDKNCVMSRKQRNRCQYCRLLKCLQMGMNRKAIREDGMPGGRNKSIGPVQISEEEIERIMSGQEFEEEANHWSNHGDSDHSSPGNRASESNQPSPGSTLSSRSVELNGFMAFREQYMGMSVPPHYQYIPHLFSYSTHSPLLPPQARSLDPQSYSLIHQLVSAEDLEPLGTPMLIEDGYAVTQAELFALLCRLADELLFRQIAWIKKLPFFCELSIKDYTCLLSSTWQELILLSSLTVYSKQIFGELADVTAKYSPSDEELHRFSDEGMEVIERLIYLYHKFHQLKVSNEEYACMKAINFLNQDIRGLTSASQLEQLNKRYWYICQDFTEYKYTHQPNRFPDLMMCLPEIRYIAGKMVNVPLEQLPLLFKVVLHSCKTSVGKE; from the exons TTTCTGTTCCAGATGATCGGGCTGAACAGCGAACCTGCCTCATTTGTGGGGACCGTGCCACAGGATTGCACTATGGAATCATCTCCTGTGAGGGATGCAAAGGGTTTTTCAAGCGGAGCATTTGCAACAAGCGGGTCTATCGGTGCAGTCGTGACAAGAACTGTGTCATGTCTCGGAAGCAGAGGAACAGGTGCCAGTACTGCCGCCTGCTCAAATGCCTCCAGATGGGGATGAACCGGAAGG CAATCAGAGAAGATGGCATGCCTGGAGGCCGGAATAAGAGCATTGGGCCCGTCCAG ATATCAGAGGAAGAGATCGAAAGGATCATGTCTGGGCAGGAATTTGAGGAAGAAGCCAATCACTGGAGCAACCACGGTGACAGCGACCACAGTTCCCCTGGGAACAGGGCTTCAGAGAGCAACCAGCCCTCCCCGGGCTCTACACTGTCCTCCAG GTCTGTGGAACTAAATGGATTCATGGCATTCAGGGAGCAGTACATGGGGATGTCTGTGCCTCCACACTATCAATATATACCGCACCTTTTTAGCTATTCTACCCACTCGCCACTTCTGCCCCCACAAGCTCGCAGCCTGGATCCCCAGTCATACAGTCTGATTCACCAGCTGGTATCAGCAGAGGACCTGGAGCCATTGGGCACGCCCATGTTGATTGAAGATGG GTATGCTGTGACTCAGGCAGAGCTTTTTGCTCTGCTTTGCCGCCTAGCCGATGAGCTGCTCTTCAGGCAGATCGCTTGGATCAAGAAACTGCCTTTTTTCTGCGAGCTCTCAATCAAGGATTACACATGCCTCCTGAGCTCTACATGGCAGGAATTAATCCTGCTGTCCTCCCTCACCGTTTATAGCAAACAGATCTTTGGGGAACTGGCTGATGTCACTGCCAAGTATTCACCCTCTGATGAGGAGCTACACAG ATTTAGTGATGAAGGGATGGAGGTGATAGAGCGACTCATCTACCTGTATCACAAGTTCCATCAACTAAAGGTCAGCAATGAGGAGTACGCTTGCATGAAAGCAATTAACTTCTTAAATCAAG ATATCAGGGGTCTGACCAGTGCCTCACAGCTGGAACAACTGAACAAGCGATACTGGTACATTTGCCAGGATTTCACtgaatataaatacacacatcaGCCGAACCGCTTTCCTGACCTCATGATGTGCTTGCCTGAGATTCGCTATATTGCAG GAAAGATGGTGAATGTGCCCCTGGAGCAGCTGCCCCTCCTCTTTAAGGTGGTACTGCATTCCTGCAAGACAAGTGTGGGCAAGGAATGA
- the NR6A1 gene encoding nuclear receptor subfamily 6 group A member 1 isoform X1 — MERDERPPSGGGGGGGSAGFLEPPAALPPPPRNGFCQDELPELDPGTISVPDDRAEQRTCLICGDRATGLHYGIISCEGCKGFFKRSICNKRVYRCSRDKNCVMSRKQRNRCQYCRLLKCLQMGMNRKAIREDGMPGGRNKSIGPVQISEEEIERIMSGQEFEEEANHWSNHGDSDHSSPGNRASESNQPSPGSTLSSSRSVELNGFMAFREQYMGMSVPPHYQYIPHLFSYSTHSPLLPPQARSLDPQSYSLIHQLVSAEDLEPLGTPMLIEDGYAVTQAELFALLCRLADELLFRQIAWIKKLPFFCELSIKDYTCLLSSTWQELILLSSLTVYSKQIFGELADVTAKYSPSDEELHRFSDEGMEVIERLIYLYHKFHQLKVSNEEYACMKAINFLNQDIRGLTSASQLEQLNKRYWYICQDFTEYKYTHQPNRFPDLMMCLPEIRYIAGKMVNVPLEQLPLLFKVVLHSCKTSVGKE; from the exons TTTCTGTTCCAGATGATCGGGCTGAACAGCGAACCTGCCTCATTTGTGGGGACCGTGCCACAGGATTGCACTATGGAATCATCTCCTGTGAGGGATGCAAAGGGTTTTTCAAGCGGAGCATTTGCAACAAGCGGGTCTATCGGTGCAGTCGTGACAAGAACTGTGTCATGTCTCGGAAGCAGAGGAACAGGTGCCAGTACTGCCGCCTGCTCAAATGCCTCCAGATGGGGATGAACCGGAAGG CAATCAGAGAAGATGGCATGCCTGGAGGCCGGAATAAGAGCATTGGGCCCGTCCAG ATATCAGAGGAAGAGATCGAAAGGATCATGTCTGGGCAGGAATTTGAGGAAGAAGCCAATCACTGGAGCAACCACGGTGACAGCGACCACAGTTCCCCTGGGAACAGGGCTTCAGAGAGCAACCAGCCCTCCCCGGGCTCTACACTGTCCTCCAG TAGGTCTGTGGAACTAAATGGATTCATGGCATTCAGGGAGCAGTACATGGGGATGTCTGTGCCTCCACACTATCAATATATACCGCACCTTTTTAGCTATTCTACCCACTCGCCACTTCTGCCCCCACAAGCTCGCAGCCTGGATCCCCAGTCATACAGTCTGATTCACCAGCTGGTATCAGCAGAGGACCTGGAGCCATTGGGCACGCCCATGTTGATTGAAGATGG GTATGCTGTGACTCAGGCAGAGCTTTTTGCTCTGCTTTGCCGCCTAGCCGATGAGCTGCTCTTCAGGCAGATCGCTTGGATCAAGAAACTGCCTTTTTTCTGCGAGCTCTCAATCAAGGATTACACATGCCTCCTGAGCTCTACATGGCAGGAATTAATCCTGCTGTCCTCCCTCACCGTTTATAGCAAACAGATCTTTGGGGAACTGGCTGATGTCACTGCCAAGTATTCACCCTCTGATGAGGAGCTACACAG ATTTAGTGATGAAGGGATGGAGGTGATAGAGCGACTCATCTACCTGTATCACAAGTTCCATCAACTAAAGGTCAGCAATGAGGAGTACGCTTGCATGAAAGCAATTAACTTCTTAAATCAAG ATATCAGGGGTCTGACCAGTGCCTCACAGCTGGAACAACTGAACAAGCGATACTGGTACATTTGCCAGGATTTCACtgaatataaatacacacatcaGCCGAACCGCTTTCCTGACCTCATGATGTGCTTGCCTGAGATTCGCTATATTGCAG GAAAGATGGTGAATGTGCCCCTGGAGCAGCTGCCCCTCCTCTTTAAGGTGGTACTGCATTCCTGCAAGACAAGTGTGGGCAAGGAATGA